GAGGGAATTGTTTAGTATTGTGTTCATTTGCTCTTATTTTAGAATCTCGATCTCAGAAATAAGATTGTAAGTTGAAATTCTCTGCCTTTCATCTCATTACAGTATTGCCACTTGGAAATGGAGACGCTTAGTAATCCTTTTTCTGTTTTGTAGGGATTACACATGCTTGGTAGTTTCTGTAGTTCAGCTTCATGTGAAAGTGAAGCCCTTTTATAGATTTGTACGTTCAAACCGTTTGTGGATTGTACCAACCTAAAAGTGAGCATAACTGGTATTGATATAGTTGCAACAGTCGTAAAAGCCATTTTCTGGACTATATAAAAAGATGATAGGGAATTCTTTGGTCCAAGTCTCAACATGCCCCACAATGTTGTCCTTGTCACGTTTTTCTTCAAATGGCTTGCCTTATCTTCCTCAACAGTCAACAAAACTAACCCGGATAAGGGCTACATCTGCTAATACTGGACACAGTCAACCACCCTCCTCTTCCAAGAGAGAAAGGAATATACTTGCAGTTGTTTTAGATGCTCCTCGTACTATTTGGAGGCAAACATTACGACCATTGAGTGATTTTGGGTTTGGTCATAGAAGCATATGGGAAGGCGGGGTAGGGCTGTTTCTAGTATCAGGGGCAGTTCTCCTTGCACTCAGTTTGGCTTGGTTGAGGGGTTATCAATTGCGTTCTAGATTCAGGAAGTACTTCGCTGTGTTTGAGTTTACTCAAGCTTGTGGAATAGCAACCGGAACCCCAGTGCGGATCAGAGGGGTCACTGTTGGAAATGTTATCCGTGTCAACTCGTCCTTGCAAAGTATCGAAGCTGTTGTTGAGGTATGGCTCATTGACATAATATTCCTATATCTTTTGAAGTGGAAACACAACATTGTCTGACAATGAGATTACTATGTTTGCAGGTTGAAGATGATAAAACTGTCATACCTCGAAATTCACTGATTGAGGTAAATCAGTCAGGTCTTCTCATGGAAACGAGAATTGACATTACACCAAGAGATCCAATTCCTAATGTTTCAGTTGGGCCTCTTCATCCTGAATGTGACAAAGAGGGTGTAATTGTATGTGATAGGCAAAAGATGAAGGGAAATCAAGGGGTAAGTTTAGATGCATTGGTAGGCATATTCACCCGTCTGGGACGTGAAGTGGAGGAGATTGGTATTGTGAACACCTATTCACTTGCTGAGCGTGTTGCAGCTGTTATAGAAGAGGCAAAGCCACTGCTGAAAAAGGTGTGATGTGCCCTCTCTTATGTTTCTTGTTCAGTTGGTGACCTTCAATCCCTTCCTCTTTCCTTTTCTTTTCCTCCCTCAATCCTTTTACTTGGATCTCTACGCTTGTTACATGTAGTTGCTTCTTAAGAGAAGGATATTTAGAACCATTCATTTACTCGTAGATTTTCTCATATAGATTGATTTAATGAGGGCTTGGGGTCATTTGTATTTGCTTCAGATTTTAAAATCCAAAGTATAAGTATGTAATCAGTTCAGACTTTTCTATGGGACACCTACAAATATGTGGGAGGGTCCTGAAGTCAGTGAAAGATACTCCCTTTCATGTCACAATGGGAAAATTGCAATAGGATTTTACTTATGTTCAGTGTTCTAATGCTGCTGCATATCTATTTAATAGACGTTGAAGTAGCCTTCAAAATCACTGCACAGTTTTCAAAGTCCGTTAACAATGAGTGTTGGTGTGTGATTAAATCATTTCATGCTTAAAAGAAATGTCTGCAAGTATTCCCGTTCTTCCAGCTATTTAAGAATTTTCACCATTCTTTACATATTCTTTATGTAAGTAGCATTCAAATCATTATAACTATTATGGAGCTTTTAAAAATGAAGGTGTGTGTTAAAGTTTCTACATTCTTTAACCGCATTTAATAATGCAAGGTAAATTTAGTTTTACGCAGACATCGGTAGCAGACTTATCAGACTCCCAATCTGATAAGTTTTCACTTTATGTTGTCATAAAAGGTGTCTTACTTGATGTTTATTAATCCACCCTCTTTTCGTAGCTAGGTATAAACATGTATTGACATAAGATTTGAAAAATAGAATGTACATGGCTTGAAATATTCTAGATTGTAGAACACTACAATATGTGTAACTCATATGCTTTCCAGTCAATTCCGTCCTTCAGTGCGAACCTCTAATATATTGACTGGTTGATAGTGTCTAAATTTTCATTTTCAAAACAAAACCCTCATCAATGTA
Above is a window of Fragaria vesca subsp. vesca linkage group LG7, FraVesHawaii_1.0, whole genome shotgun sequence DNA encoding:
- the LOC101311898 gene encoding protein TRIGALACTOSYLDIACYLGLYCEROL 2, chloroplastic-like, encoding MIGNSLVQVSTCPTMLSLSRFSSNGLPYLPQQSTKLTRIRATSANTGHSQPPSSSKRERNILAVVLDAPRTIWRQTLRPLSDFGFGHRSIWEGGVGLFLVSGAVLLALSLAWLRGYQLRSRFRKYFAVFEFTQACGIATGTPVRIRGVTVGNVIRVNSSLQSIEAVVEVEDDKTVIPRNSLIEVNQSGLLMETRIDITPRDPIPNVSVGPLHPECDKEGVIVCDRQKMKGNQGVSLDALVGIFTRLGREVEEIGIVNTYSLAERVAAVIEEAKPLLKKIEAMAEDVQPLLAEIHDSGLLTEVETLTKSLTQASEDLRRVHSSIMTPENTELIQKSIYTLIFTMKNIENISSDILGFTGDEATRKNLKLLIKSLSRLV